Proteins from a single region of Runella sp. SP2:
- a CDS encoding DUF11 domain-containing protein: MNHLSFLLQTKNQPDRKTKLTNFYLNMLGLLLLVGFLTATTTYAQCTLTAEVTNITCNNMTTTTTADDKFSFTLTVNSTSSTAETGGYVTVSINGTNVGGQNIGEAKDFTNQYNISGGVLNVTITAGSGNCSTTTTITPPQACSPGAGCTWDPLNLNPSYVTVTVQRDCKGTADESDDEVSGTFSVTGIPAGYAAELDRKLDANGNGKEHIEGGISNGQVVNWGPYNVNTVKYPGQNGFVLWFMLEGITDCLGDYFVMIPDCPACTAPTPTGTDANICSGETAILMASGCTSGYTATWFSNSTLTSQLGTGDSYETPALTTTTNYYVSCVKDGDATCKSTGVLVKATVKPLPTLTAGTPTCAQNGLTYSVTVTSNGTISADAGTVSGTTVSNIPAGTDVTITATLNGCTKEVTVSSPTCQIPCTAPTPTGIGASVCPDNTATLTASGCTTGYTATWFSDSGLNTQEGTGNSFTTPVLTATTDYYVSCVKDADASCMSTGVLVKATVKPLPTLTAGTPTCAQNGLTYSVTVTSNGSITADAGTVSGTTVSNIPAGTDVTITATLNGCTKEVTVSSPTCQIPCTAPTPTGTGASVCPDNTATLTASGCTTGYTATWFSDSGLNTQEGTGNSFTTPVLTATTDYYVSCVKDADATCMSTGVLVKATVKPLPTLTAGTPTCAQNGLTYSVTVTTNGSITADAGTVNGTTVSNIPAGTDVTITATLNGCTKEVTVSSPTCQIPCTAPTPTGTGASVCPDNTATLTASGCTTGYTATWFSDSGLNTQEGTGNSFTTPVLTATTDYYVSCVKDADATCKSTGVLVKATVKPLPTLTAGTPSCAQNGLTYSVTVTTNGSITADAGTVNGTTVSNIPAGTDVTITATLNGCTKEVTVSSPTCQIPCTAPTPTGTGASVCPDNTATLTASGCTTGYTATWFSDSGLNTQEGTGNSFTTPVLTATKNYYLSCVKTGDATCKSSGVTVTATVKTKPALSITSTTCNGTTVTATFTATAGATVTASVGTISGNQVTGIPSGQTFSITASLNGCDSTVSDSKTCVPNCDLNATLGTIKCIAGQNTPEVTDDSFTFGLTVTGTGGASNLWEAVYNGTVIQTGAYGQTKTVTVGYATWNGASSMAVVVRDKDNTSCTDNITVQVPSCSPAPCTGFKFTNIVASCEGGLHKICLDVSGTGGRKWAISLKHSNDFNVPGIAFANGTGDQTGVCGTISSTDFAILQAFDADDFIVWGMLELADGTPIFGTGCEIDSVVRYSPCITCQAPTPVGVGASVCSGSSATLTASGCTTGYTTIWFSDAGLGTQVGTGASYMTPVLTTNTNYYVSCVKDGDATCKSSGVTVTATVKPKPTISVTSTTCNQAGTLYDVAFTATSGATVTADKGTVTGSTVVGVPSGQTVKLVVTLNGCKDSTTATKNCSPTCQAPTPVGVGASVCSGSSATLTASGCTTGYTTIWFSDAGLGTQVGTGASYTTPVLTANTNYYVSCVKDGDATCKSSGVMVTATVKPKPTISVTSTTCNQAGTQYDVAFTATSGATVTADKGTVTGNTVVGVPSGQTVKLVVMLNGCKDSTTATKNCSVPCVESTFSLVGTPACSADYSTYSLTIQVNNKMGIVKTNKGILSGNNPYTITGIPAGEPVTITDSLSVICKADTMIVAPNCNCNPALPQLLTPSLTACIGDTFPTLKATVVGLATVEWFSQQTGGTVLATGLSYKPSGTVTSNTVFYAQARSTDPTCPTAVSTSRVPATINAQDCTKEVDLALSKSISKKIAQIGDVLTYTLKVWNESVTNATGVSVTDSIATTVQFVSGSFVASRGSATISGNVIKWNIGSISANGDTVTLTYQIKVTQEGVHFNTAEICTTNEKDVDSTPCNHDDTEDDIDRECFTVPVKLCPGEVVEVNIPAKYTNVQWFKNGGTTPVASGNSVLFSDLGSYTFTATNQTCPAEGCCPVIIEAGTNCCPVDLCIPFTIKQTKKAGKKL, translated from the coding sequence ATGAACCATTTATCCTTCTTACTCCAAACCAAGAATCAGCCCGACCGAAAAACGAAGCTGACAAATTTTTACCTGAATATGCTAGGCTTGCTGTTGCTGGTGGGCTTCCTTACTGCAACAACTACCTATGCTCAGTGTACCCTTACTGCTGAGGTAACCAACATTACCTGTAACAACATGACAACGACAACGACTGCCGACGACAAGTTTAGCTTTACGTTGACAGTCAACTCTACCTCCTCAACTGCCGAAACTGGAGGGTATGTGACGGTTTCTATCAATGGGACAAACGTAGGTGGTCAAAACATTGGGGAAGCCAAAGACTTTACTAACCAATACAACATTTCTGGAGGGGTATTAAACGTAACCATTACCGCAGGAAGTGGGAATTGTTCTACGACTACAACCATTACTCCTCCTCAGGCTTGTTCACCAGGGGCAGGGTGTACTTGGGATCCCCTCAATTTGAATCCTTCGTATGTAACTGTAACTGTCCAACGAGATTGTAAAGGAACTGCTGATGAAAGCGATGATGAGGTTTCTGGAACATTTTCGGTGACAGGAATACCTGCTGGCTACGCTGCCGAATTAGATAGAAAATTAGATGCGAATGGAAACGGGAAAGAGCATATTGAAGGAGGGATTTCTAACGGGCAAGTAGTTAACTGGGGGCCTTATAACGTAAATACGGTAAAATATCCAGGTCAAAATGGATTTGTGCTTTGGTTCATGTTGGAAGGTATCACCGATTGTTTAGGTGATTATTTTGTAATGATACCTGATTGCCCTGCTTGTACTGCCCCAACGCCAACGGGAACAGATGCCAATATTTGTAGTGGAGAAACGGCGATTTTGATGGCTTCAGGTTGTACCAGTGGATATACAGCAACTTGGTTTAGTAATTCAACTTTGACCAGTCAGCTTGGAACGGGCGACAGTTATGAAACGCCTGCCTTGACAACAACTACCAATTATTACGTATCCTGTGTAAAAGACGGCGATGCTACTTGTAAAAGCACAGGCGTTTTGGTGAAGGCCACCGTGAAGCCTTTGCCAACGTTGACAGCAGGCACGCCAACCTGTGCTCAAAATGGATTGACGTATAGCGTAACAGTAACCAGCAACGGAACGATAAGTGCGGATGCAGGAACGGTGAGTGGCACCACAGTGAGTAACATTCCAGCGGGAACGGACGTGACAATTACGGCAACCTTAAATGGTTGTACAAAAGAGGTGACAGTAAGTTCTCCGACATGTCAAATACCATGTACCGCCCCAACGCCAACGGGAATAGGCGCTTCGGTTTGTCCAGACAATACCGCCACCTTAACGGCCAGTGGTTGTACCACAGGTTACACGGCTACTTGGTTTAGCGATTCGGGCTTGAATACTCAAGAAGGAACAGGTAACAGTTTTACAACACCCGTCTTGACTGCTACGACAGACTATTACGTATCCTGCGTGAAAGACGCAGATGCTTCATGTATGAGCACAGGCGTCTTGGTGAAGGCCACCGTGAAGCCTTTACCAACACTGACAGCAGGTACGCCAACCTGTGCTCAAAATGGATTGACGTATAGCGTAACAGTAACCAGCAACGGAAGCATAACGGCTGATGCAGGAACGGTGAGTGGCACAACGGTAAGTAATATTCCAGCGGGAACGGACGTGACAATTACGGCAACCTTAAATGGTTGTACAAAAGAGGTGACAGTAAGTTCTCCGACATGTCAAATACCATGTACTGCCCCAACGCCAACGGGAACAGGCGCTTCGGTTTGTCCAGACAATACCGCCACATTGACGGCTAGCGGTTGTACTACGGGTTACACGGCTACTTGGTTTAGCGATTCAGGATTGAATACTCAAGAAGGAACAGGTAACAGTTTTACAACACCCGTCTTGACTGCTACGACAGATTATTACGTATCCTGTGTGAAAGACGCAGATGCTACTTGTATGAGCACAGGTGTTTTGGTGAAGGCCACCGTGAAGCCTTTGCCAACATTGACAGCAGGTACGCCAACCTGTGCTCAAAATGGATTGACTTACAGTGTAACGGTTACAACCAACGGAAGCATAACGGCTGATGCAGGAACGGTGAATGGCACAACGGTAAGCAATATTCCAGCGGGAACTGATGTGACAATTACGGCAACCTTAAATGGTTGTACAAAAGAGGTGACAGTAAGTTCTCCAACATGTCAAATTCCGTGTACCGCCCCAACGCCAACGGGAACGGGCGCTTCTGTTTGTCCAGACAATACCGCCACTTTAACGGCCAGTGGTTGTACTACGGGTTACACGGCTACTTGGTTTAGCGATTCGGGCTTGAATACTCAAGAAGGAACGGGTAACAGTTTTACAACACCCGTCTTGACTGCTACGACAGACTATTACGTATCCTGCGTGAAAGACGCAGATGCTACTTGTAAAAGCACAGGCGTTTTGGTGAAGGCCACCGTGAAGCCTTTGCCAACGTTGACAGCAGGTACGCCAAGCTGTGCTCAAAATGGATTGACTTACAGTGTAACGGTTACAACCAACGGAAGCATAACGGCTGATGCAGGAACGGTGAATGGCACCACAGTGAGTAACATTCCAGCGGGAACGGACGTGACAATTACGGCAACCTTAAATGGTTGTACAAAAGAGGTGACAGTAAGTTCTCCAACATGTCAAATTCCGTGTACCGCCCCAACGCCAACGGGAACGGGCGCTTCTGTTTGTCCAGACAATACCGCCACTTTAACGGCCAGTGGTTGTACTACGGGTTACACGGCTACTTGGTTTAGCGATTCGGGCTTGAATACTCAAGAAGGAACGGGTAACAGTTTTACAACACCTGTCTTGACTGCTACCAAAAACTATTATTTGTCTTGTGTAAAAACTGGGGACGCAACTTGTAAAAGTAGCGGTGTAACTGTGACTGCAACGGTCAAAACAAAACCAGCACTTTCGATAACGAGCACTACATGTAATGGCACAACGGTAACTGCAACATTCACGGCAACGGCGGGTGCAACGGTAACCGCAAGCGTAGGAACGATATCGGGAAATCAAGTAACGGGTATCCCAAGTGGACAGACATTTAGCATTACTGCTTCTCTAAATGGATGTGACTCGACCGTGTCAGATTCTAAAACCTGCGTACCCAATTGCGATTTGAATGCAACTTTAGGAACTATCAAATGTATCGCAGGTCAAAATACGCCTGAGGTAACAGATGATTCATTTACGTTTGGTTTAACAGTAACCGGGACAGGAGGTGCAAGCAATTTGTGGGAAGCTGTTTATAACGGAACAGTCATTCAAACAGGTGCATATGGTCAAACCAAAACCGTAACAGTAGGATATGCTACTTGGAACGGGGCATCAAGCATGGCCGTTGTTGTTCGTGACAAAGACAATACAAGTTGTACCGATAACATAACTGTCCAAGTACCAAGTTGTTCACCTGCGCCCTGTACAGGCTTTAAGTTTACCAATATCGTAGCAAGTTGTGAAGGTGGTCTTCATAAAATTTGTTTAGATGTATCAGGAACTGGCGGCCGTAAATGGGCGATTAGTTTAAAGCATAGTAATGATTTTAACGTACCAGGTATTGCATTTGCAAACGGTACGGGCGACCAAACTGGGGTTTGTGGAACAATCAGCAGTACTGATTTTGCAATATTACAAGCGTTTGACGCAGATGATTTTATTGTATGGGGAATGCTTGAGTTAGCAGATGGTACGCCAATTTTTGGCACGGGCTGCGAAATCGATTCGGTTGTTCGTTATTCTCCGTGCATCACCTGTCAAGCCCCAACGCCAGTGGGTGTAGGTGCGTCGGTATGTTCAGGTAGTAGTGCTACGTTGACGGCGAGTGGTTGTACCACAGGTTACACAACGATATGGTTCAGCGATGCAGGATTGGGAACACAAGTAGGAACGGGTGCAAGTTACATGACGCCTGTGTTGACGACAAATACCAATTATTATGTGTCATGTGTAAAAGACGGCGACGCCACGTGTAAGAGTAGCGGAGTGACAGTTACTGCAACCGTAAAACCCAAGCCAACGATTAGTGTGACATCAACGACCTGCAATCAAGCGGGTACGTTGTACGATGTAGCTTTTACGGCTACGTCGGGAGCAACAGTTACGGCAGATAAAGGAACAGTGACGGGCAGCACGGTTGTGGGAGTTCCATCGGGCCAAACGGTGAAATTGGTTGTTACGTTGAATGGTTGCAAAGATTCGACCACAGCGACTAAAAATTGTTCTCCAACCTGCCAAGCCCCAACGCCAGTGGGTGTAGGTGCGTCGGTATGTTCAGGTAGTAGTGCTACGTTGACCGCGAGTGGTTGTACCACCGGTTACACAACGATTTGGTTCAGCGATGCAGGATTGGGAACACAAGTAGGAACGGGTGCAAGCTACACGACGCCTGTATTGACAGCAAATACCAATTATTATGTGTCATGTGTAAAAGACGGCGACGCCACGTGTAAGAGTAGCGGAGTAATGGTAACTGCGACGGTTAAACCCAAGCCAACGATTAGTGTGACATCAACGACCTGTAACCAAGCAGGGACGCAATACGATGTCGCTTTTACGGCTACGTCGGGAGCAACAGTTACGGCAGATAAAGGAACGGTGACGGGCAATACAGTCGTGGGAGTTCCATCGGGTCAAACGGTGAAATTGGTTGTTATGTTGAATGGTTGCAAAGATTCGACCACAGCGACCAAAAACTGTTCGGTGCCTTGTGTTGAGTCAACGTTTAGCTTGGTTGGGACGCCAGCTTGTTCTGCCGATTACTCAACCTATTCATTGACGATTCAGGTCAATAATAAAATGGGCATTGTTAAAACTAACAAAGGAATACTTTCGGGTAATAATCCATACACTATTACTGGTATTCCAGCAGGGGAACCAGTGACAATTACCGATAGTCTAAGTGTAATTTGCAAGGCCGACACTATGATTGTTGCTCCTAATTGTAACTGTAACCCAGCCTTGCCTCAGTTGTTGACGCCAAGTTTGACGGCTTGTATCGGGGATACTTTCCCAACTTTAAAGGCAACGGTGGTAGGACTGGCAACGGTAGAATGGTTTAGCCAACAAACGGGCGGAACAGTATTAGCGACGGGCTTGAGTTACAAGCCAAGTGGTACGGTGACGTCTAATACGGTGTTCTACGCGCAAGCACGCAGTACTGATCCGACCTGTCCAACGGCGGTGAGTACAAGCCGCGTCCCAGCGACAATCAATGCGCAAGACTGTACAAAAGAAGTGGACTTAGCATTGTCTAAGTCTATTAGCAAGAAAATAGCTCAGATTGGCGATGTGTTGACCTATACTTTAAAAGTATGGAACGAATCCGTGACAAATGCCACGGGAGTCTCGGTGACAGACAGCATCGCGACTACAGTGCAGTTTGTGAGTGGAAGTTTTGTAGCGAGTCGTGGTAGTGCGACGATAAGTGGCAATGTAATAAAGTGGAACATTGGTAGTATATCGGCCAATGGCGACACAGTGACATTGACTTACCAAATCAAAGTAACGCAAGAAGGAGTTCATTTCAATACGGCGGAGATTTGTACGACCAACGAGAAGGATGTAGATTCGACGCCGTGTAACCACGATGATACCGAAGATGATATCGACCGCGAATGTTTTACGGTGCCAGTGAAGCTATGCCCAGGGGAAGTCGTGGAAGTAAATATTCCTGCGAAATATACCAACGTGCAATGGTTTAAAAATGGCGGTACAACGCCAGTAGCGAGTGGTAACTCGGTGTTGTTCTCCGATTTGGGAAGTTACACTTTCACAGCCACGAACCAGACGTGTCCAGCGGAAGGCTGTTGTCCAGTTATCATCGAAGCTGGTACGAACTGTTGCCCAGTTGATTTGTGTATTCCGTTTACGATTAAACAAACCAAGAAGGCGGGTAAGAAGCTGTAA